A genome region from endosymbiont of Acanthamoeba sp. UWC8 includes the following:
- a CDS encoding GNAT family N-acetyltransferase: MIKEPLLINTPFPIKTERLILRPMMPGDGKILFNLVEESRDALGEWLPWVSSVKTEVDSEKNACEFYAQFILKKAFRFLIFHNDLLVGGCSLHKIDWNIPSAGIGYYCHKLHQNNGYIFEAVTALIFYGFHQLGLRRITIICDDENIKSARVAEKLGFMLESKAKGLISKPGNNELRVSRCYVRFDIKGLEKHKVAW, from the coding sequence ATGATTAAGGAGCCGCTTCTTATCAATACACCATTTCCGATAAAAACCGAGCGGCTTATCTTGCGCCCGATGATGCCCGGAGACGGTAAAATACTATTTAACCTGGTGGAGGAATCAAGGGATGCACTTGGTGAATGGCTGCCGTGGGTTAGTAGTGTAAAAACTGAGGTTGATAGTGAAAAAAATGCTTGTGAGTTTTATGCTCAATTTATTTTAAAGAAAGCTTTTCGTTTCCTTATTTTTCATAATGATTTATTAGTCGGGGGTTGCAGCTTGCATAAAATTGACTGGAATATCCCTTCCGCAGGGATCGGTTATTATTGCCATAAGCTGCATCAAAATAACGGCTATATTTTTGAAGCTGTAACCGCACTTATCTTTTATGGTTTTCACCAATTAGGCTTGAGACGCATAACTATTATTTGCGATGATGAAAATATAAAAAGTGCTCGTGTTGCCGAAAAGCTAGGCTTTATGCTTGAAAGTAAAGCTAAGGGGTTAATTTCTAAGCCCGGTAATAATGAACTTAGGGTTAGCCGCTGCTATGTGAGGTTTGATATAAAGGGCTTAGAAAAACATAAAGTCGCATGGTAA
- a CDS encoding DUF2339 domain-containing protein has protein sequence MNYFGDWFSYHIIIIISIIVTWLNYLKISSLEKQISFLKNELQRVLTLLKSENKTFLKENLSLKDESLEEPKAGTIPSHQQIREDTVSFNTLHQEIPKDIESSIRADEEVNEKIQPQESFEHKFGTKLSVWIGGIALILAVFYMVKYSIELGLVTPAARVLSGIFFGIGMLYIGHIVREKTNLANGKRIAQACSGAGIASLYICIFSAVTLYNLIPVMIGLTGMTIITLTAIILSLGHGAPIAILGLVGGFLTPIMVGIQGIDTPVMFLYLYFVLTGLMVVIKKQYWWFLAVPVVLCAFLWVIFWLFAGYTRAFDTIWLSLFLIAISGTIIALSKDERDSLNTADIKSRNNISALNYFTIGGALSLMAVITTHSNFSAMEWGLFGLLSLGTICLAYFNQKLYGKFPFISCLISIALLWFWNYDQTSHFIFMILLFSLIYMGSSYFLQWESRDPRLWGLLFAVSSIGYYIVSCYNINFSFSAGKISYLWGGIALLPALLAFFIFKQVQSRIPENHPYKEHVSTIYAALCTAFISISFAAVVSYDSLHVAIALQMMFVAWINTRTNIKALKHITTALAFIFGALIIPKIFAILGRINFHHIFNTQFYESKNIDNVGTFFSHTYGLITLTACISIWFLSRTFKILGLMLITSFICQLLFSTWPIQGKAIAEAPLFHLGLPALCFLVTNYLLPKEKNGALNNVFDVATVALLSLTSYCVIRYLFQTADQSFLSKAAGFLERGIITNLFLVIGLASIFLGKHENRRGLILSGLTLYAISVFRICCYDLIIYNPLYSSQPVGGFLIFNSLLIVYALPIFWIRVFINNFPLVNKNSWVSYGYALMMILSFAYVTLNIRQFFQGSYLNGFQASNTEIYTYSIVWLIFGLGLLFLGTMQNDRMIRISSLIVMAAVIGKVFLYDAGELSGLYRVFSFFGLGFSLLGLSWFYTKFVLNTAKET, from the coding sequence ATGAATTATTTTGGGGACTGGTTCTCATATCATATTATTATCATTATAAGTATAATAGTAACTTGGTTAAACTATCTTAAAATTAGCAGTTTAGAAAAACAAATCAGCTTTCTGAAAAATGAATTACAAAGAGTTCTTACCCTATTAAAATCAGAGAATAAAACTTTTCTTAAAGAAAATCTATCTTTAAAAGATGAAAGCTTAGAAGAGCCTAAAGCAGGCACTATTCCATCACATCAACAGATCAGAGAAGATACGGTATCTTTTAATACATTACATCAGGAAATACCGAAAGATATAGAGAGCAGTATAAGAGCCGATGAAGAAGTGAATGAGAAGATACAACCACAAGAGAGCTTTGAACACAAATTCGGAACTAAACTTTCCGTGTGGATCGGCGGTATTGCACTAATACTAGCCGTCTTTTACATGGTAAAATATTCAATTGAGCTTGGTTTAGTAACACCTGCTGCTCGTGTGTTATCAGGTATCTTTTTCGGTATCGGAATGTTATATATCGGGCATATAGTCAGAGAGAAAACTAACTTAGCCAATGGAAAACGTATAGCCCAAGCATGTTCGGGCGCGGGCATTGCTTCTCTTTATATATGCATTTTCAGCGCTGTCACACTTTATAATCTTATACCCGTTATGATCGGCCTTACAGGTATGACAATCATCACCTTAACTGCAATTATTTTATCATTAGGACATGGTGCACCGATTGCAATTTTAGGTCTGGTAGGCGGATTTTTAACTCCGATAATGGTGGGTATTCAAGGTATTGATACTCCCGTTATGTTTTTATATTTATATTTTGTGCTAACAGGACTGATGGTAGTGATTAAAAAGCAGTATTGGTGGTTTTTAGCAGTTCCGGTAGTACTTTGCGCTTTCTTATGGGTAATATTCTGGTTGTTTGCCGGTTATACCAGGGCTTTTGATACCATATGGCTCTCATTATTCTTGATTGCAATAAGCGGCACCATCATTGCTTTATCGAAAGATGAGCGTGATAGCCTTAATACTGCTGACATTAAATCCAGAAATAATATTTCAGCTTTAAATTATTTTACTATCGGCGGAGCTTTAAGCTTAATGGCGGTTATTACTACGCATAGTAATTTCAGCGCAATGGAATGGGGGCTATTCGGCTTACTATCGCTAGGCACAATCTGCCTTGCTTATTTTAACCAGAAACTTTACGGAAAATTTCCTTTTATATCATGTTTAATCAGTATCGCTTTATTGTGGTTTTGGAATTATGATCAGACTAGCCATTTTATATTTATGATATTATTATTTTCCCTAATTTACATGGGTAGTTCCTATTTTCTGCAATGGGAAAGCAGAGATCCGAGACTTTGGGGATTGCTGTTTGCAGTGAGTAGTATCGGATATTATATTGTAAGTTGCTATAATATTAATTTTTCTTTTTCCGCCGGGAAAATATCATATTTATGGGGCGGCATAGCTTTACTGCCGGCCTTGCTTGCTTTTTTCATATTTAAGCAAGTTCAAAGCAGGATACCCGAAAACCATCCTTATAAAGAACATGTTTCGACAATATACGCTGCACTCTGCACTGCTTTCATCTCGATCAGCTTTGCAGCCGTTGTCAGTTATGATTCATTACATGTTGCTATTGCACTGCAAATGATGTTTGTTGCCTGGATTAATACTCGAACTAACATAAAAGCTTTAAAACATATTACTACTGCACTTGCTTTTATTTTCGGAGCTTTAATTATACCAAAAATATTTGCCATATTAGGAAGAATAAACTTTCATCATATATTTAATACACAATTTTATGAGTCAAAAAATATTGACAACGTCGGAACTTTCTTTTCACATACTTACGGACTAATAACTCTTACTGCTTGTATTTCTATATGGTTTTTAAGCCGTACATTTAAGATATTAGGCTTAATGTTAATAACCTCATTTATTTGTCAGCTTCTATTTTCTACCTGGCCGATTCAAGGTAAAGCAATTGCAGAAGCTCCGTTATTTCACTTAGGTTTGCCGGCTCTTTGCTTTTTGGTTACCAATTATTTGTTACCTAAGGAGAAAAACGGGGCACTGAATAATGTATTTGACGTAGCTACTGTAGCATTATTAAGCTTAACAAGTTATTGTGTGATTCGCTATCTATTCCAAACTGCTGATCAAAGCTTCTTGAGCAAAGCTGCCGGTTTTCTTGAGCGCGGAATAATAACTAATCTGTTTCTCGTTATCGGATTAGCAAGTATATTTTTAGGCAAACATGAAAACCGCCGCGGACTTATTTTAAGCGGCCTGACGCTTTATGCTATCTCGGTATTCAGAATTTGTTGTTATGACCTGATTATATATAATCCGCTATATTCATCTCAACCCGTCGGAGGGTTTCTTATCTTTAACTCTCTATTAATAGTATATGCACTGCCGATCTTTTGGATTCGCGTTTTTATTAATAATTTTCCACTGGTTAATAAAAATAGTTGGGTAAGCTATGGTTATGCACTTATGATGATATTATCTTTTGCATATGTCACACTCAACATACGCCAATTCTTCCAAGGTTCATATCTGAACGGCTTCCAAGCAAGTAATACGGAAATATATACCTATTCCATAGTATGGCTGATATTCGGCTTAGGATTATTATTTTTAGGCACAATGCAAAATGATAGAATGATAAGAATTTCATCGTTAATCGTTATGGCTGCTGTAATCGGCAAGGTATTTTTATATGATGCCGGAGAGCTTTCCGGGTTATATCGTGTATTTTCCTTTTTCGGGTTAGGGTTTAGTTTACTCGGATTAAGTTGGTTTTATACGAAATTTGTGCTTAATACTGCAAAAGAGACCTGA
- a CDS encoding outer membrane protein has product MLKKILVLLIVLVPNFASANDSFYAKVGLGYLKPNKNSSYSDSTGMHKNNSFFTNNYLFDAGIGYQVSDAIEVGLTFQHGKSRLNAGSLGDTAHPITTVDENGNPIRIDSTPFAASKLKITTTALLANVNYNLGKIYNFSPYIFAGAGMARHKYRSTDSQVNCLEEISNSYRAVDYKIPGKVQNNFAWSVGIGGHLPINEQLYLDLALRYYDYGQIKAENKKYINGIMIDNVGTAKVKIKGAMFLVGITVKF; this is encoded by the coding sequence ATGCTAAAAAAAATATTGGTATTATTAATAGTGCTGGTACCAAATTTTGCCAGTGCCAATGATAGTTTTTATGCTAAAGTTGGGCTTGGATATCTTAAGCCTAATAAAAATTCCAGTTACAGTGATAGTACGGGAATGCATAAAAATAATTCGTTTTTTACCAATAATTACCTGTTTGATGCTGGCATCGGTTATCAGGTAAGTGATGCAATTGAGGTTGGCTTAACTTTCCAACATGGAAAAAGTAGATTAAATGCCGGCTCATTAGGTGATACTGCTCATCCTATTACTACCGTAGATGAGAATGGGAATCCAATAAGAATTGATAGCACACCGTTTGCAGCATCTAAACTAAAAATCACTACTACGGCTTTACTTGCCAACGTTAATTATAATTTAGGCAAAATCTATAACTTTTCTCCTTATATATTTGCAGGAGCAGGTATGGCTCGACATAAGTACCGCAGTACCGATTCACAGGTAAATTGTTTGGAGGAAATTTCCAATTCATATAGAGCTGTTGACTATAAAATACCGGGTAAAGTGCAAAATAACTTCGCGTGGAGTGTAGGAATTGGAGGGCACCTGCCGATTAACGAGCAATTATATTTGGATTTAGCATTGAGATATTATGACTACGGACAAATAAAAGCTGAAAATAAAAAATATATAAACGGCATAATGATTGATAATGTCGGTACTGCAAAAGTTAAAATTAAAGGCGCTATGTTTTTGGTAGGAATTACCGTTAAATTTTAA
- a CDS encoding succinate dehydrogenase assembly factor 2 → MQNIETKRKQLLYRSTHRGCKETDILIGEFAEKYIPSFSLQELLDYERVLEIDDVILYDLICEKISPEDSLVDSKIIKLIINFNRIRINAA, encoded by the coding sequence ATGCAGAATATAGAAACGAAACGTAAACAGCTATTATATAGAAGCACCCATAGAGGCTGCAAAGAAACCGATATTTTAATCGGAGAGTTTGCCGAAAAGTATATACCTTCTTTTTCCCTGCAGGAACTACTGGATTATGAGCGCGTTCTTGAAATAGATGATGTAATTTTATATGACTTAATTTGCGAAAAAATAAGTCCGGAAGACAGCCTTGTAGACTCTAAAATTATAAAGCTTATTATTAATTTTAATAGAATAAGAATAAATGCCGCCTAA
- the lpxB gene encoding lipid-A-disaccharide synthase, giving the protein MPPKIFIIAGEPSGDLIGANLIKSLKLLLPNCSIYGVGGSKMISQGLNSIFDIEEISIMGYIEVLPKIFKIKKLLTKTYQEIIKINPDVIITIDSPGFNLRLIKRLRKYFGNKIKIVNYVAPSVWAYKPKRIYRVKALYDHQLLILPIEKPYFDTIGFPSTFVGHPILEEPLVQSLSKEETYTKYNVPLKNKLLTIMPGSRKGELKKHIPIFIEALKNIKNKQPNITLFIPTLPHLEEILKKEFGQFSPLISSDSKTKDELLFASDVALVKSGTSSLELMRYNLPMIVAYKVSGLTAFILKFFITTKYFALPNIILQEEVVPELIQDKCTAENISKALYVLLNNKEKQDYQKEKFNLALNMFNVKSGEKPGMLAAKKIAELL; this is encoded by the coding sequence ATGCCGCCTAAGATTTTTATTATTGCCGGGGAACCTTCCGGGGATTTGATCGGAGCAAACTTAATTAAGTCCTTAAAGCTTTTGCTGCCTAATTGCAGTATTTATGGTGTAGGCGGTAGTAAAATGATTTCTCAAGGGCTAAATAGCATATTTGATATAGAAGAAATTTCTATTATGGGTTATATTGAGGTACTTCCTAAAATATTTAAAATTAAGAAGCTTCTAACTAAAACTTATCAGGAAATTATAAAAATAAATCCTGATGTAATTATCACCATTGATTCGCCCGGCTTCAATTTAAGGTTAATTAAACGTTTAAGAAAATATTTCGGAAATAAAATTAAAATTGTTAATTATGTTGCACCGAGTGTTTGGGCATATAAACCTAAACGTATATATAGAGTTAAAGCATTATATGATCATCAACTTTTAATTTTGCCGATTGAAAAGCCTTATTTTGATACGATCGGGTTCCCTTCAACTTTTGTCGGGCATCCAATCCTTGAAGAACCTTTAGTACAAAGTTTATCCAAAGAAGAAACTTATACTAAATATAATGTTCCCTTAAAAAATAAGCTACTAACTATAATGCCCGGTAGCAGAAAAGGTGAATTGAAGAAACATATACCTATCTTTATTGAGGCGCTAAAAAACATTAAGAATAAACAACCGAATATTACTCTTTTTATCCCTACTCTTCCTCACCTGGAAGAGATTTTAAAAAAAGAATTTGGTCAGTTTTCTCCCCTTATTTCTTCGGATAGTAAAACTAAAGATGAGTTATTATTTGCAAGCGATGTAGCATTAGTTAAATCCGGAACTTCTTCGCTTGAATTGATGCGTTATAACTTACCTATGATTGTAGCTTATAAGGTATCCGGCTTAACTGCATTTATTTTAAAATTCTTTATTACCACAAAGTACTTTGCTCTTCCGAATATTATTTTACAGGAGGAAGTAGTCCCCGAATTAATACAGGATAAATGTACCGCTGAAAATATTAGTAAGGCACTATACGTGCTATTAAACAATAAAGAGAAGCAAGATTATCAAAAAGAAAAGTTCAATCTTGCTTTAAATATGTTTAATGTCAAAAGTGGTGAAAAACCCGGTATGCTTGCAGCTAAAAAGATTGCTGAGCTACTGTAA
- a CDS encoding Ppx/GppA phosphatase family protein gives MRIAFNFLFILSLSTQTLADQNANQDENQNCLEKRYVFDIGSGSTKSKGYLVDICQNKLIKNLGEVNKAVRYQQCISSSIDKSSITEECLTSGLSALKAIEQEYGIDCGEHKCKGVATAWARNAKNSSELLNTFKLHDIHINLISQKEEGELGFKTALSDPYLKGVDPDKLLIWDIGGGSFQLSVQDEHDEIHTYEGPWGLFNFVHQLKEDFSLKGINLTKEGFFNKNELKEILEYTSHELGKDIQKDRLIVEKLKTAKIVGIGRIMYMGIKYELDLTNPISKEEIKDLIYEFAGMTVSEAQKKYPKLPDHFAPLIQQALILVYGVMDGAGINKLEIIESTLTDHLVLDQSFWHGEVTVAQQSF, from the coding sequence ATGAGAATAGCTTTTAACTTTTTGTTTATTCTTTCTCTTTCTACACAAACATTAGCAGATCAAAATGCAAATCAAGATGAAAATCAAAATTGTTTAGAAAAAAGATATGTATTTGACATAGGGTCAGGGTCAACTAAATCTAAAGGATATCTAGTAGATATCTGTCAAAACAAATTAATTAAAAATTTAGGTGAGGTAAATAAGGCTGTACGGTACCAGCAATGTATATCAAGTTCAATTGACAAAAGCTCAATAACCGAAGAGTGTTTGACAAGCGGGTTAAGTGCATTAAAAGCTATTGAACAGGAATACGGGATTGATTGCGGTGAGCATAAATGCAAAGGAGTTGCAACCGCTTGGGCAAGAAACGCAAAAAATTCAAGCGAATTACTTAACACTTTTAAACTGCATGATATACACATAAACTTAATTTCTCAAAAAGAAGAAGGAGAATTAGGGTTCAAAACAGCTCTAAGTGATCCGTATCTAAAAGGAGTTGATCCTGATAAGTTACTTATTTGGGATATCGGAGGCGGTAGCTTTCAGCTCTCGGTGCAAGACGAACATGATGAAATCCATACATATGAAGGACCATGGGGCTTATTTAATTTTGTTCACCAGTTAAAAGAAGATTTCTCCTTAAAAGGAATTAATTTAACTAAAGAAGGTTTCTTTAACAAAAATGAATTAAAAGAAATTTTAGAATATACTTCGCATGAATTAGGTAAAGATATTCAAAAAGATAGATTGATTGTTGAGAAGCTTAAAACCGCAAAAATAGTAGGTATAGGCAGAATAATGTATATGGGCATTAAATATGAGCTCGATCTTACTAATCCGATCAGTAAAGAAGAAATCAAGGATTTAATATATGAATTTGCCGGAATGACGGTTAGTGAGGCTCAGAAGAAATATCCTAAGCTACCAGATCATTTTGCTCCGCTAATTCAACAAGCATTAATCTTAGTCTATGGAGTCATGGATGGTGCAGGTATTAATAAGCTTGAAATTATAGAGTCAACCTTAACTGATCACCTGGTTCTAGACCAAAGTTTTTGGCATGGTGAAGTTACAGTAGCTCAGCAATCTTTTTAG
- the recA gene encoding recombinase RecA, which yields MDKQKALEVALSQIEKSFGKGSVMKLGNKKTVDVEAVSTGSLGLDIALGIGGLPRGRIIEIFGPESSGKTTLTLHVVAEAQKAGGACAFIDAEHALDPVYARKLGVDINELIISQPDTGEQALEIADTLIRSGALDVIVIDSVAALVPKAEIEGEMGDSHMGLQARLMSQALRKITASVARSNCILVFINQIRSKIGVMFGNPETTTGGNALKFYASVRIDIRKIGALKEKDDVIGNQTRVKVVKNKVAPPFKTVEFDIMYGEGISKTGEIIDLATKADIIEKSGSWYAYKGQKIGQGRENAKKYLKDNPSIATEIEMQIRTNSNVASIISDEVGNNLSSEEGATDEAPSVF from the coding sequence ATGGATAAGCAAAAAGCGTTAGAAGTAGCATTAAGCCAAATAGAAAAATCCTTCGGCAAAGGTTCGGTGATGAAACTCGGAAATAAAAAAACCGTGGATGTTGAAGCAGTTTCAACCGGTTCGTTAGGCCTTGATATTGCACTTGGAATAGGCGGGCTTCCGAGAGGAAGGATTATTGAAATATTTGGGCCTGAAAGCTCAGGTAAAACTACGCTTACTTTGCATGTTGTAGCTGAGGCGCAAAAAGCAGGCGGTGCTTGTGCATTTATAGATGCGGAACATGCGCTTGATCCGGTGTATGCTAGAAAACTCGGAGTAGATATCAATGAACTTATCATCTCGCAACCTGATACCGGCGAGCAAGCTTTAGAAATTGCAGATACATTAATTAGGTCAGGAGCATTAGATGTAATTGTTATTGATAGTGTGGCTGCACTAGTGCCGAAGGCTGAGATTGAAGGTGAGATGGGAGATAGCCATATGGGCTTACAGGCGAGGCTTATGAGCCAAGCTTTAAGGAAAATTACCGCAAGTGTCGCAAGGTCAAACTGTATTTTAGTGTTTATTAACCAAATCAGATCAAAAATCGGCGTTATGTTCGGTAACCCGGAAACAACAACTGGCGGGAATGCTTTAAAGTTTTATGCTTCAGTAAGAATTGATATTAGGAAGATAGGTGCTTTAAAAGAAAAAGATGATGTAATCGGTAACCAAACCAGGGTTAAGGTGGTAAAAAATAAGGTTGCGCCTCCGTTTAAGACTGTTGAGTTTGATATTATGTATGGTGAAGGTATCTCTAAGACAGGAGAAATAATAGATTTAGCTACTAAAGCTGATATTATTGAAAAGTCCGGATCATGGTATGCTTATAAGGGGCAGAAAATCGGCCAAGGTCGTGAGAATGCTAAAAAGTATTTAAAAGATAATCCCTCAATAGCCACCGAAATTGAAATGCAAATCAGAACCAATAGTAACGTGGCCTCTATAATCTCTGATGAAGTCGGTAATAATTTATCATCTGAAGAAGGAGCAACGGATGAAGCGCCATCTGTTTTTTAA
- a CDS encoding GNAT family N-acetyltransferase yields MKIIETERLILRTWSDEDAKAYFDINQDPKVVEFLPHKLTMQQVKDFISAMNDQYKKNNYTLFAAELKETKELIGFIGLGYTDWQAAFTPCTEIAWRLSSLHWGKGYATEGAKAALNYGFYRCGLKEIVSFTVPMNKRSIRVMEKIGMQHDGAGDFAHPKLPPDHKLSKHVLYRIKSNLITEKPHNKS; encoded by the coding sequence ATGAAAATTATTGAAACCGAGCGGTTGATTTTACGTACCTGGAGTGATGAGGATGCTAAAGCTTACTTTGATATTAACCAAGATCCCAAAGTAGTAGAGTTCTTGCCTCATAAGCTTACTATGCAGCAAGTTAAAGATTTTATTTCCGCTATGAATGATCAGTATAAAAAAAATAATTATACATTATTTGCTGCCGAGCTTAAGGAAACAAAAGAGTTAATCGGGTTTATCGGGCTTGGTTATACTGATTGGCAAGCCGCCTTCACTCCTTGCACTGAAATAGCCTGGCGCTTAAGTTCTCTACATTGGGGTAAGGGCTATGCAACCGAAGGTGCAAAAGCAGCATTAAACTATGGATTTTATAGGTGTGGCTTAAAAGAAATAGTTTCCTTTACGGTACCAATGAATAAACGTTCTATTCGGGTTATGGAGAAAATAGGGATGCAGCATGACGGGGCGGGTGATTTTGCTCATCCCAAACTACCCCCCGATCATAAGCTTTCCAAGCATGTATTATATAGAATAAAAAGCAATCTGATAACCGAAAAGCCGCACAATAAATCTTAA
- a CDS encoding ankyrin repeat domain-containing protein produces the protein MIDTLFQAILSKDSELLSDILPDNKNDLNTKHVFRYNYDQGGNDYFEGTPLDFALMLNNKSAIKSLINAGVKVHPVELMNAILNDNQEILDLLLRNNKELDLNSEHIFRFNYTEDGNRIEEGTFLDLALAENKIVALKALIDAGAKPAQSTLIKAVIIDNPDILKQLLKNVDELALNSERTIIYDKISDLNRKYIIDGTYLGLSIIKEKENAFKTLLNAGAKPDLYTVKVAIDINNTEILKALTAYLILNEDIENLSYMLKNTKDSNLINNKYTFQYDYKDDSNKITEGTFLKLALAENKNDAFKVIIDAGAKPDIAILQDAIASNNIVALDVLLNNFKTLDLNAKQTFSYNYLQDSHSVFQGTPLEFTAKIGNIEAFKVLCNATLSKKSPIDMTEGYNNISMIVDKSGNQLQNGDSQNYQLPIENIITFEEMFLRENGKPNHEILLSLCKKYDEQEENYSNDHLIDCSGGDCKVWI, from the coding sequence ATGATAGACACATTATTTCAAGCTATTTTATCTAAGGATTCAGAATTATTGTCCGATATACTACCGGATAATAAGAATGACTTAAACACAAAGCACGTTTTCCGTTATAATTACGATCAAGGTGGTAATGATTATTTTGAAGGTACGCCTTTAGACTTTGCACTCATGCTAAATAATAAAAGTGCGATCAAATCTCTTATTAATGCCGGAGTAAAAGTTCATCCTGTTGAATTAATGAATGCCATATTAAATGATAATCAGGAAATACTGGATTTATTACTTAGAAATAATAAAGAATTAGACTTAAATTCCGAGCATATTTTTCGTTTTAATTATACCGAAGATGGTAACAGGATAGAAGAAGGTACGTTTCTAGACCTTGCTTTAGCGGAAAATAAAATAGTCGCACTAAAAGCGCTTATAGATGCAGGGGCAAAACCTGCTCAATCAACTCTTATAAAGGCAGTAATAATCGATAATCCGGATATACTCAAACAATTACTTAAAAATGTTGATGAGCTAGCTTTAAATTCCGAAAGAACAATAATATATGATAAAATATCTGATTTAAACCGTAAATATATTATTGACGGCACATATTTAGGTTTATCTATAATAAAAGAAAAGGAGAATGCTTTTAAAACGCTTCTTAATGCCGGAGCTAAACCTGACCTATATACCGTTAAAGTTGCGATTGACATAAATAATACTGAAATATTAAAAGCTTTAACAGCTTATTTAATATTAAATGAAGATATAGAGAATCTAAGCTATATGCTGAAGAATACAAAAGATTCAAACTTAATAAATAATAAATATACTTTCCAATATGATTATAAAGATGATAGCAATAAAATTACGGAAGGTACATTTTTAAAATTAGCATTGGCCGAGAATAAGAACGATGCCTTTAAAGTTATAATTGATGCAGGTGCAAAACCTGATATAGCTATTCTACAAGATGCAATAGCGAGTAATAATATAGTCGCACTAGATGTTTTACTTAATAATTTTAAAACTCTTGATTTAAATGCTAAGCAAACTTTTTCTTATAATTACCTGCAGGATAGCCATAGTGTATTTCAAGGGACTCCGCTTGAGTTTACTGCAAAGATTGGTAATATTGAAGCTTTTAAAGTGTTATGTAATGCTACTCTTAGTAAGAAAAGTCCAATTGATATGACGGAAGGGTATAATAATATATCTATGATAGTTGATAAATCCGGTAATCAACTTCAAAATGGTGATTCTCAAAATTATCAGCTGCCTATCGAAAATATTATTACATTTGAAGAGATGTTTCTTAGAGAAAATGGAAAACCTAACCATGAAATTTTATTATCTCTTTGTAAAAAATATGATGAGCAAGAAGAAAATTATTCAAACGACCATCTCATAGATTGTTCGGGGGGTGATTGTAAGGTGTGGATCTAA
- the rpsI gene encoding 30S ribosomal protein S9, with the protein MADIKKTTKKETEVASINDIAKKTTKPKAIESKEKTAESKAAPTIITTKKASSKKGSVERFYATGRRKEATARVWLSRGSGKIVVNDRDVTEYFARPVLRMIINQPFVATETTGQFDVMCTVKGSGLSGQAGAVRLGISRVLDTMVPDLHPTLRKGGFLTRDSRKVERKKFGHKKARKSFQFSKR; encoded by the coding sequence ATGGCAGATATTAAAAAAACTACTAAAAAAGAAACGGAAGTAGCAAGTATAAACGATATTGCAAAAAAGACTACAAAGCCTAAAGCAATAGAGAGCAAAGAAAAAACAGCTGAATCTAAAGCTGCTCCGACTATAATTACTACTAAGAAGGCTTCTTCCAAGAAGGGCTCGGTTGAAAGGTTTTATGCAACCGGTAGAAGAAAAGAAGCAACTGCGAGAGTTTGGCTCTCTAGAGGTAGCGGAAAAATCGTAGTTAATGATCGTGATGTTACCGAATATTTTGCACGTCCGGTTTTAAGAATGATTATCAATCAACCGTTCGTTGCCACAGAAACTACCGGTCAATTTGATGTAATGTGTACAGTTAAAGGAAGCGGTTTATCCGGCCAAGCAGGTGCTGTTAGACTCGGAATCAGCAGAGTACTGGATACAATGGTTCCGGATTTACACCCAACATTAAGAAAAGGTGGATTCCTAACCAGAGATAGCAGGAAAGTTGAACGTAAAAAATTCGGACATAAAAAAGCTCGTAAAAGCTTCCAGTTCTCTAAACGTTAA